A portion of the Acidisarcina polymorpha genome contains these proteins:
- a CDS encoding sulfite exporter TauE/SafE family protein: MLPTLTWPHVWLLIASLLAGALNAMAGGGSFLSFPAVLGTGMLPIQANATNTVALWPGQFASIAAYWDDLKHNLRLLAPLGAAALLGGLAGGLVLLRTGQATFLRLVPWLLLVAALLFAVSTPVSRWLQRRAAARETARLVSGSTLPAGRVSMTPLFLGMVLVCFYIGYFGAGAGFLVMSLLAIFGVEEINQINALKVVTTCLANGIAVVTFVIEKQVLWQTCLLMMVTAAIGGYFGGRWARRVDARVMRGVVVAIGLGMAGYFFWRGV, encoded by the coding sequence ATGTTGCCGACTCTGACCTGGCCCCACGTTTGGCTGTTGATCGCATCGTTGCTGGCCGGGGCGCTAAATGCGATGGCTGGCGGCGGCTCCTTTCTGTCGTTCCCGGCGGTGTTAGGGACGGGCATGCTGCCGATTCAGGCGAATGCTACGAATACGGTGGCTTTGTGGCCGGGGCAGTTCGCCTCGATCGCCGCTTATTGGGACGATCTGAAACATAACTTGCGGCTGCTGGCGCCTTTGGGAGCGGCGGCGCTGCTGGGCGGGTTGGCCGGCGGGCTGGTACTTTTACGGACCGGGCAGGCGACGTTTCTGCGGCTGGTGCCGTGGCTGCTGCTGGTGGCGGCGCTGCTGTTTGCGGTGAGCACCCCGGTCTCGAGATGGCTGCAACGCCGGGCGGCGGCGCGAGAGACGGCGCGGCTGGTGAGTGGGTCGACGCTGCCCGCGGGGCGGGTTTCGATGACGCCGTTGTTCCTGGGGATGGTGCTGGTCTGCTTCTATATCGGGTACTTCGGCGCCGGGGCGGGGTTTCTGGTGATGTCGCTGCTGGCGATCTTTGGGGTGGAAGAGATTAACCAGATCAACGCGCTGAAGGTGGTGACGACTTGCCTGGCGAATGGAATCGCGGTGGTGACGTTTGTGATCGAGAAGCAGGTGCTTTGGCAGACGTGCCTGCTGATGATGGTGACGGCGGCGATTGGCGGGTATTTCGGGGGGAGATGGGCGCGGCGGGTGGATGCGCGGGTGATGCGGGGAGTGGTGGTGGCGATTGGGTTGGGGATGGCGGGGTACTTCTTTTGGCGGGGAGTTTAG
- a CDS encoding DUF302 domain-containing protein: MQPGIVSKPSRYSVDEAVAKLEAILHEKSIKLFALIDHSGEAAAAGLHMPPTKLLIFGNPKGGTPIMLAAPTAALDLPLKILIAEDPQGKTWLSWNDPTYLQRRHNISPELTQNIAVLETLTKTLIPPEV, translated from the coding sequence ATGCAGCCGGGAATCGTCAGCAAGCCAAGTCGCTACTCCGTCGACGAAGCAGTCGCCAAACTCGAAGCCATCCTCCACGAGAAGAGCATCAAGCTCTTCGCCCTCATCGACCATTCCGGAGAAGCCGCCGCCGCCGGCCTCCACATGCCGCCCACCAAGCTGCTCATCTTCGGCAATCCCAAAGGCGGAACCCCCATTATGCTCGCCGCCCCCACCGCCGCCCTCGACCTGCCCCTCAAGATCCTCATCGCCGAAGACCCCCAGGGCAAAACCTGGCTATCCTGGAACGACCCCACCTATCTTCAACGACGCCACAACATTTCACCGGAACTAACCCAGAACATCGCCGTCCTCGAAACCCTAACCAAAACCCTCATCCCACCCGAAGTCTGA